The following coding sequences are from one Macrobrachium rosenbergii isolate ZJJX-2024 chromosome 36, ASM4041242v1, whole genome shotgun sequence window:
- the stg1 gene encoding uncharacterized protein stg1: MLSLDATVHILWLGTTIAACLSGVTVLTALSIDAWLKSEEKILNPSYRNGSSKIEFLSKKTKSGLFTLCATDVGKSEFQCQKIDYFPTEEYSPDPNDSTMAIPHTVLKSVGFFLTAVVLLTLAEVLCISGHCCSRRRFFTFLSGITFIISGLFMMLGMVIYIATLKGEVAEKLRPRSTFQPPLFVYTYGWSCYLIMLGFITTEIAGITAVFLYIYWHKRDWSKKEEQKYHSQLLETPPPCLKHPRQRSFSFHSSVEPAGSLEIPVVRRSRSQQYLDHQPQEQSTIPCHPNHVGHNHINHPNHKHIKHYNHQHNHQQHQLSYQKPQHDTFSSHYHKDLQRSNCDLEKNPQSYHQFSRSLQHQQHRPVQEHQSQPQRYPYHQQHSYPEASSSQQSVHWSNKSLDNVPRSGRSLNELSKSDYLDEVLLSRSGTLPRTHGRESGNILRGGGTLPRSFPRSYDTLCSPQMRDGEGSLSRSYAKDDIELYSSYSRRGYQYSNSGQCNVGTGNQLCNGQGGVCSMGAECCSCCACYCCCCCWQEESNRASFGNRGTRGQNFSHIPQRNTTWQQQGKYPQNSTPHLSREVSCSTVCNTIDLNASSGSIPQPHQYPQQQRHRLPQSASQEMTNMNYSPRVSGQRQGYNQTDAQRHTTPV; encoded by the exons ATGCTGAGCCTGGATGCCACGGTTCATATCCTTTGGCTAGGGACGACCATAGCCGCATGTCTTAGTGGAGTTACGGTCCTGACCGCGCTGAGCATCGACGCCTGGCTCAAGTCGGAGGAAAAGATCCTCAACCCATCCTACAGAAACGGGTCCTCCAAGATCGAGTTCCTCAGCAAGAAGACGAAAAGTGGCCTCTTTACCCTCTGCGCTACTGACG TCGGGAAATCTGAGTTCCAGTGCCAGAAAATTGACTATTTTCCTACGGAAGAATACAGTCCTGACCCCAACGACTCTACAATGGCAATCCCTC ATACTGTTCTGAAATCCGTTGGGTTCTTTCTGACTGCTGTAGTCCTGCTGACTTTAGCTGAAGTCCTTTGTATTAGTGGTCACTGTTGTAGCAGACGTCGgttttttacctttctctctggCATCACCTTTATTATCTCAG GGCTCTTCATGATGCTGGGAATGGTAATATACATTGCAACACTGAAGGGAGAAGTCGCCGAGAAACTAAGACCGCGCTCCACATTTCAACCTCCTCTTTTCGTGTACACTTATGGCTGGAGCTGTTACCTGATCATGCttggattcataactacggagATTGCCGGGATAACAGCAGTATTCTTATACATTTACTGGCACAAG CGTGACTGGAGcaaaaaagaagaacagaaatacCACTCTCAGTTATTAGAGACACCTCCGCCATGTCTCAAGCACCCTCGTCAACGAAGTTTCTCTTTTCACAGTAGTGTTGAACCTGCAGGTTCCTTAGAGATCCCCGTGGTTAGAag AAGCAGAAGTCAGCAGTATCTTGACCACCAACCACAGGAGCAGTCCACCATTCCATGCCATCCTAATCACGTAGGGCACAACCACATAAACCATCCAAACCACAAACACATCAAGCATTACAACCATCAGCATAATCACCAGCAGCATCAGCTATCTTACCAAAAGCCTCAACATGACACCTTTTCATCTCATTACCACAAAGACCTTCAGAGAAGCAATTGTGACTTAGAGAAAAATCCTCAGTCATATCATCAGTTTTCTCGTTCTCTGCAGCATCAGCAACATCGTCCAGTGCAAGAGCATCAGTCACAACCTCAGAGATATCCATATCATCAGCAACATTCATATCCAGAGGCAAGCAGCAGCCAGCAAAGTGTTCACTGGAGCAACAAATCTTTAGACAATGTACCACGGAGTGGTCGTTCCCTTAACGAACTTAGCAAGAGTGATTACCTGGATGAAGTATTGTTGTCTAGGAGTGGCACACTTCCTAGAACACATGGCAGAGAGAGTGGAAATATCCTAAGGGGAGGTGGCACACTACCTAGGTCTTTTCCAAGGTCTTATGATACTCTATGCAGTCCTCAGATGAGAGATGGAGAGGGAAGCCTCTCACGTAGTTATGCTAAAGATGACATAGAGCTTTACAGTTCCTATTCAAGGAGAGGGTACCAGTACTCAAACAGTGGCCAGTGTAATGTTGGCACGGGAAATCAACTTTGTAATGGTCAAGGAGGTGTGTGTAGCATGGGTGCTGAATGCTGCAGCTGCTGTGcatgttactgctgctgctgttgctggcAAGAAGAAAGTAACAGGGCCAGTTTTGGCAACCGAGGGACACGAGGCCAGAATTTTTCTCATATCCCTCAGAGAAATACCACATGGCAACAGCAAGGAAAGTACCCACAAAACAGCACCCCACATCTTTCAAGGGAAGTGAGCTGTAGCACAGTCTGCAACACAATAGATTTAAACGCTTCCTCTGGAAGTATCCCTCAGCCGCACCAATATCCTCAACAGCAACGTCATCGCCTCCCACAATCAGCCAGCCAAGAAATGACAAACATGAATTACAGTCCTCGTGTAAGTGGACAACGTCAAGGATATAATCAGACGGATGCACAACGACATACAACGCCGGTTTGA